A genome region from Blautia coccoides includes the following:
- the pheA gene encoding prephenate dehydratase, which translates to MLDLQKMRKDIDVIDTQIVKLFEERMKICEDVAQFKIETGKPVFDKNREQEKLEALGSKAHNDFNRCGVQELFEQIMSISRKRQYQLLQENGIEEKSDFVKIEDLKKENATVVFQGVEGAYSFAAMHTFFGDQIKSFHVDTWKDAMEEIKKGKADFAVLPIENSTAGIVQDIYDLLTEYDHVIVGEQIIPCEHVLMGLPGTSLFDIRTVYSHPQALMQCREFLEEHRDWQQMEWNNTAAAAKKVAGDKDPSQAAIASRYAADHFGLAVLQEGIYSNVNNSTRFIIVTKKKIYCRDARKISVSYELPHESGSLYNSLSHFIYNGLNMTKIESRPIMERNWEYRFFVDFEGNLSDSTVKNALRGLKSEAQNLRVHGNY; encoded by the coding sequence ATGTTGGATTTACAAAAAATGCGTAAGGACATCGACGTGATCGACACCCAGATTGTAAAGCTCTTTGAGGAGCGGATGAAAATTTGTGAGGATGTGGCGCAGTTTAAGATTGAGACAGGAAAACCTGTCTTTGATAAAAACAGAGAACAGGAAAAGCTGGAGGCCCTTGGCAGCAAAGCGCACAATGATTTTAACCGATGCGGTGTGCAGGAACTGTTTGAACAGATCATGTCCATCAGCCGCAAGCGTCAGTATCAACTGCTGCAGGAAAACGGCATCGAGGAAAAATCAGATTTTGTAAAAATAGAGGACCTGAAAAAGGAAAACGCCACGGTTGTATTCCAGGGTGTGGAGGGTGCCTACAGCTTTGCTGCCATGCACACGTTCTTTGGCGATCAGATCAAAAGCTTTCATGTGGACACCTGGAAGGATGCCATGGAAGAGATCAAAAAAGGAAAGGCTGACTTTGCCGTACTCCCCATTGAGAATTCCACAGCAGGCATTGTCCAGGATATCTATGATCTGCTCACAGAGTATGACCATGTGATCGTGGGGGAACAGATCATTCCCTGCGAGCATGTACTTATGGGACTTCCAGGCACATCTCTCTTTGATATCCGCACCGTCTACTCCCATCCCCAGGCCCTTATGCAGTGCAGAGAGTTTTTGGAGGAGCACAGGGACTGGCAGCAGATGGAGTGGAATAATACCGCTGCCGCCGCCAAAAAAGTAGCCGGCGACAAGGACCCGTCCCAGGCAGCCATTGCAAGCCGTTACGCCGCCGATCATTTTGGCCTGGCTGTCCTTCAGGAAGGCATTTACTCCAATGTAAATAACTCCACACGCTTTATTATCGTAACGAAAAAGAAAATATACTGCCGGGATGCCCGCAAGATCAGCGTCAGCTATGAACTTCCCCATGAGAGCGGAAGTCTGTACAACAGTCTCTCCCATTTTATCTACAATGGACTGAATATGACAAAGATTGAATCCCGCCCCATCATGGAGCGCAACTGGGAATATCGCTTCTTCGTGGATTTTGAGGGGAATTTAAGCGACAGCACCGTTAAAAATGCCCTGCGGGGACTGAAGTCCGAGGCCCAAAATCTTCGTGTACACGGAAACTATTAA